A stretch of the Rosa rugosa chromosome 5, drRosRugo1.1, whole genome shotgun sequence genome encodes the following:
- the LOC133708430 gene encoding small ubiquitin-related modifier 1-like translates to MAGNAPQGSSSEPESGVTSQAGQEKKPNINNNTEFVNLQIYYEQDGSETKFRVRRNTKLQKLLVQFCTHRSLDMKALAFLFEGTELKLERTPQELQMEDGDVIDVMIHASGGSRMV, encoded by the exons ATGGCTGGAAATGCTCCTCAAGGAAGTTCTTCTGAACCAGAATCAGGAGTTACTTCTCAGGCAGGTCAAGAAAAGAAGCCCAACATTAATAATAATACTGAGTTTGTCAATCTCCAGATTTATTATGAG CAAGATGGAAGTGAAACCAAATTCAGGGTTAGAAGAAATACCAAGCTACagaaacttctggttcaattCTGTACACATCGTTCCCTGGATATGAAAGCCCTGGCATTCTTGTTTGAAGGAACAGAACTTAAACTGGAGCGAACTCCGCAGGAG CTTCAAATGGAAGATGGTGATGTGATTGATGTCATGATCCACGCCTCTGGGGGTTCAAGGATGGTGTAA
- the LOC133710930 gene encoding small ribosomal subunit protein uS5w-like — MDERGGGATGEPGGFGRGIRGFKVFVVVGDSKSHVGLGIKCSKEVATAIRGAIIVAKLWVIPVRRGYKIGKPHTMHCKVTGKCGSVIVGMVLAPRGSGIMVARVPKKVFQFAGIDDVFTSSKGSTKTLETLSRKSRGSLLKMPMESHRLRSKVLENYKGFTPLP; from the exons ATGGATGAAAGAGGAGGCGGCGCCACTGGCGAGCCTGGAGGCTTCGGCCGCGGAATCAGAGGCTTCAAGGTCTTTGTCGTCGTCGGCGACAGCAAAAGCCATGTCGGACTCGGCATCAAGTGCAGCAAGGAGGTTGCTACTGCTATTCGTGGAGCCATTATTGTGGCTAAGCTGTGGGTGATTCCTGTGAGGAGGGGTTACAAGATCGGAAAGCCCCACACCATGCATTGCAAGGTCACCGGAAAGTGTGGCTCTGTTATCGTGGGGATGGTGCTTGCTCCTCGTGGTTCTGGTATTATGGTGGCTAGGGTTCCCAAGAAGGTGTTCCAATTTGCTGGTATTGATGATGTGTTCACTTCATCCAAGGGGTCTACCAAGACTCTCGAAACTTTGTCAAG GAAAAGCAGAGGGAGCTTGCTGAAAATGCCAATGGAAAGTCACCGGTTAAGAAGCAAAGTTCTGGAGAATTACAAAG GCTTTACCCCACTTCCATAA